The following DNA comes from Caulobacter mirabilis.
ACGTCCTCGCCGCGGACGTTCTCGTCGATGGTGACGAAGACCTCGTTGTCGGCGAAGCGCCGCACCTGGGCCTTGGTCAGCGGGACGTCGAGGTACTCCGCGATCGCGGTCGCGAGCGTGCGGTTGGAGTTGCCTGCGAGCAGCTTCATCGGAGTAGTCTTCGCGCTGGGAATGTTGGGCGGCTTCTAGGCCCCGGAGGGGGAGGGGGCAAGACGATTCGACCCTTGGATAACGAGGTTTGGGGAGTTAGCGTCGTCGTCGGGAAATGGGGGAGAGCGGATCATGCTGGAAGGACTGCTTGCTGCGCTGGCGTTACTGTTCGCTCCCGCGCCTCAGGCCGAGCCTGAACCCTACGCCGCCGTCGAGATCGATATGCCCGCCTGCACGATGCCCGGGTCAGACCGTGTTCCGTCGCCGCCGTTGTTCGTGCACGTGGTTGCGGATGGAAGGCTGATCGTCCGAGGCGGACGTGCCGAGACGTCCCAGGAGGTCGTGCTCAAGGGCGTTGGGGAGGCTCTGCGGGAGCGCGCCCTGCGGGAGGATGGCGGCTATCAGCGGATCTTTCTTAGAGCCGACGACGATGTTTCCTATGCTTCCGTCGTCAAGGTGATGTCGACCTTGAGGCACAACGGCTTCGACAAGATCGGCCTGATCTACGAAGGGGGCCGTTGACCGCCGTCGGACGTCCCCCCTCAAAAAACCTGACGCCGGCGTCATTTTGACCGTTGGCAATTGCAACGCTCCGCGAGACACTCTTCCCGATCAGGCCCGTCAGAGGCCGGCGCGACATGGGAGGAACTGATGACGGAAGCTCCGCTGCCGACGATCCTGCAGTTGACCGCCATGGACCCGACCTATCGGGACGATCCCGGTTCGGTCCTGAAGGATTTGCGCGAACGCTGCCCGGTCCATCGCGACCAGACCTTCGGCAGCTTCCTGCTGAGCCGCTACGAGGACGTCCGCGGGGTGGTCACCGACCTGTCGATGTGGCGCGACCCGCTGAACGCCGAGGCGGGCGCGGCCTTCGACCGAGCCCTGCTGAACTACGATCCGAACCTGCCGCGCACCAGCACCACCAGCATCCTGCACCTGGATGATCCGGACCACGCCCGCGTCCGCACCCCGCTGGCCAAGGCCTTCTACGCCCGGGTCGCCCGCTTCCGGCCCGAGGTCGAGCGGATCGTCGACGACTACATGGACCGTCTCGCCGGACGTTCGACCTTCGACCTGATGACCGAGTTCTGCGTGCCGGTGCCGGTCGACGCTATCGCCTCGATCCTCGGCGTCGAGCACGACCGGCTGGACGAATTCCGCGAGTGGTCCGAGGGCGTGATCCTGGGCCTCAACCCGTTCCGCAACGCCGCCGAGACGGCGCAGATGGAGGCGGCCGGCGAGAAGCTGCACGCCTATTTCACCGCCGCCATCGAGGATCGCCGGGTCACCCGGCGCGACGACCTGATCAGCGACATGGTCCAGCTCCAGGCCGAGGGGACCCCGCTCAGCGACGACGAGCTGCGCATCAATCTCCAGGCCCTGCTGGTCGGCGGCAACCTGACCACCACCGACCTCATCGGCAACGGCGTACGGCAGTTCCTGCTCAACCCGGGCGAACTGGCCAAGCTGAGGGCCGACCCCAAGCTGGCCGCGTCCGCCGTCGAGGAGGTGCTGCGCTACGAGGGGCCCGTGGACATCACCGGCCGCATCGCCTCGCAGGACCTGGAGCTCAGCGGCTGCCCGGTGAAGCCGCATCAGTCGATGACCGCCTTCCTGCGCGCCGCCAACCGCGACCCTGAGGTGTTCGAGGCGCCGGATACGTTCGACATCAGCCGCAAGCGCAAGCCGCATGTCTCGTTCGGCGGCGGGGCCCACATCTGCATCGGCGCGCCGCTGGCCCGGCTCGAGGCGCAGGTCGCCTTCACCCGCCTGTTCGACCGCTTCCCGACCCTGCGCCTGGCCGATCCGGACGCCCCGGCCCACTGGCGGACCCTGCCGTTCTTCCGCGGCCTGGAGACGCTGCCGTTGGCGGTGTCATAGAGATCCTCCCCCCCTGGGGGAGGGCGACCACGCCGCAGGCGTGGTGGAGGGGGCCCAAGGCGCCAACGACCAGCCGGCCTCCGCTCATTCCAACGCGTTGGGCCCTCTCCACCATGCTGCGCATGGTCCCCCTCTCCCGGTGGGAGAGGATCAAGGCGCCTCAGAACAGCGACCCTTGCTCCGCCGCCGGCTTCTTCGCCGCCTCGCGCGGCGCCTCCGCGACCTGCCACGTGCCCGCCGACGATGAGACCAGCACCGGCTCGGCATCACCGCCGCTCAGCCAGTCCGACCAGGCGCAGCGCTCGACCACCACCGGCTGGCGATCGTGGATCGGGGCGATGTCCGGCCCGGGCGACGTCGTCAGCAGGGTGAAGCGCCGGTCGTCCTCCGCCCCGGCCATGAAGCCCGCAAAGCAGAACCAGTCGCCGTCGGTCCGCGTGAACCGCCAGCGGGTCTTGGGCGTCCTGTCGCCGGTGAACTCGAAGAAGGACGAGGCCGGGACCAGGCAGCGTCCGTTCGGAAAACCGCGCCCCTCGGAGCGGAAGTTGATCACCGGCGGCCGCTTCGGCTGCTGGGCGACCAGGCCCCACTTCAGCCGCTGCAACGCGAACCCGCCCTCGACCGCGGCGATGACCGGCGCCAGGTCGGTCGGCCGGATGTCGTCGTTGGGCGCCAGGTTGGGAACCCCGCCATGGAAGCCGTTCCAGTGGTCGATATGGTCCTGGAAGGCGTCGTGCAGGTCGGCAGCCGTGACGTGTAGGGCGTAGTTGTTGCACATGCCCAAGGCCTACCCCCGTCGACAGGGTGCGGGAAGGGGTCGCCTTGCCTGTCGCGGACGCAGGCTCCACACATG
Coding sequences within:
- a CDS encoding ExbD/TolR family protein, whose product is MLEGLLAALALLFAPAPQAEPEPYAAVEIDMPACTMPGSDRVPSPPLFVHVVADGRLIVRGGRAETSQEVVLKGVGEALRERALREDGGYQRIFLRADDDVSYASVVKVMSTLRHNGFDKIGLIYEGGR
- a CDS encoding cytochrome P450, whose translation is MTEAPLPTILQLTAMDPTYRDDPGSVLKDLRERCPVHRDQTFGSFLLSRYEDVRGVVTDLSMWRDPLNAEAGAAFDRALLNYDPNLPRTSTTSILHLDDPDHARVRTPLAKAFYARVARFRPEVERIVDDYMDRLAGRSTFDLMTEFCVPVPVDAIASILGVEHDRLDEFREWSEGVILGLNPFRNAAETAQMEAAGEKLHAYFTAAIEDRRVTRRDDLISDMVQLQAEGTPLSDDELRINLQALLVGGNLTTTDLIGNGVRQFLLNPGELAKLRADPKLAASAVEEVLRYEGPVDITGRIASQDLELSGCPVKPHQSMTAFLRAANRDPEVFEAPDTFDISRKRKPHVSFGGGAHICIGAPLARLEAQVAFTRLFDRFPTLRLADPDAPAHWRTLPFFRGLETLPLAVS
- a CDS encoding SOS response-associated peptidase, which codes for MCNNYALHVTAADLHDAFQDHIDHWNGFHGGVPNLAPNDDIRPTDLAPVIAAVEGGFALQRLKWGLVAQQPKRPPVINFRSEGRGFPNGRCLVPASSFFEFTGDRTPKTRWRFTRTDGDWFCFAGFMAGAEDDRRFTLLTTSPGPDIAPIHDRQPVVVERCAWSDWLSGGDAEPVLVSSSAGTWQVAEAPREAAKKPAAEQGSLF